Genomic DNA from Streptomyces diastaticus subsp. diastaticus:
GAGGACGGGGCCCGCGAGATCCGCCGTCTCAAGGCCCGCATGGAGTCCGAGCGGCTCCCGCGCGGCGCCGACCCCACCCTCCACACCAAGCTGGGCCGGGGCGGCCTCTCCGACGTCGAATGGACCGTGCAGCTTCTCCAGATGCGGCACGGCTGGGCCGAGCCGGGACTGCGTACCACCAGCACCCGGCCCGCCCTGGCCGCCGCCGTCGCCGCCGGGCTGCTCCCCGGTGAGGAGGCCGCCATGCTGGACGAGGCGTGGGTCCTCGCCACCCGGGTCCGCAACGCCGTCATGCTGGTCCGGGGCCGCCCCGGCGACACCTTTCCCTCCGACGGCCGCGAACTGGCCGCCGTCGCCCGCTACCTGGGGTACGAGCCGGGCCACGTCGGCGACATGCTGGAGGACTACCGGCGTACCACCCGGCGGGCCCGAGCCGTGGTGGACGAGGTGTTCTACGCGGCCACCACCCATTGAGGCGCCGCTGAACTGCGGCGGAGGGGTGTGAGCGTGAGCGTTCCGTCAGGGGAACGGCGCCGTCCGCCGCTCCCGGCCGGCGCCGGCCGGGCGTGGAGGGGGAGCGACCGCTCGCCCTGACCGCACCTGACCTCCCTTTTACCCGCGCGGTGAGCCCGCAAGAGGGAGTGCCGTGCCGTCCGAACGCGCGAGGGACAGGCAGTGGCCCGGTGCCCTGGAGCCGTCCGCCCCGCTGAGTCCGGCGCCGGGCCTCGACTCCGTTCCGGCCCGGTCCGACTCCGAGCCGCAACGGCTCGCGACCGGAACGGAACCCGCGTCCGGCCCCGAGCCCGGCCGGTGCGGGAGCCCCGGCCCGCCCCCGCCGCGGCTCCCGGCCGCCCTCGCGTCCCGCCACCGCCACCCCCGGCCGGAGGACACGGGCCACCCCCTCTCCTCGCAGCCTCCGAGGCGCGCACCCCCCCCGGGGCCCCCGGGCGCCCGCCCGCCGGAGCCGTGCCACGGCCGGGAGCACCGCGTCGCACCTGCGGGACGGCGAGGACCGGCTTCCGCCGGAACAACCGCCCCCGGGCCGGGCCGCCATTCCGACGGCGCCCAACGCGGCCACGTCCGCGGCCCCGGCGGAGCCGCACCGCGCTGGGTGCTCACCGCGCGGCGGTGGACGCGGGGTGCGGCGTACGGGGCCGGCTGGTCCTCCTCGCCGTCCCGGTGCGGGAGCTGGTCGCGGGCGGCGGAGGCGGGGGCCTGCGGGCCCGCCCCGGGACCGGCACCAGCCTCGGGGGACGCCCCCGTGCTCAGGACCGCCGTCGCCGCTTGAGTTCTGCCTCGTGGAGGTGGCGGCGGCCCTGCGCGAGCCGGTCGGTCAGTTCGGTCTCCACAGCGGTGAAGGGGCGGTAGTAGGTGTCCTCGTACTCCTCGACGAGCTGGAAGGTCCAGTGGCCCGGGGTGACGTCACGGGCCACCAGTTCGGCGCGGACGCGCTCGGCCTCCTCGGGGTGGCCTGCCTCGTGGAGCAGGCGGACCGCCTCGTCGAGCTGGAAGTCGGCGGTGCCGGTCAGCTGGTGGAAGGAGTACAGGTGGCCCCGGGCCCGTTCGGTGGTCTCCAGCGCCTTGGAGAGTGCCCCCAGCGCCTCGACCGTCCTCTCGCTCATGCCCTCGGGGCGCCGGTGCGCGGGGTCCGGCAGCCCGTCGTCGTGGTCCTTGGTCATGTCTGCCGTGTGCCCGCCGCGGACGGCTGTGTACCGCCCGGGCCGCGTGCGTCGGGCTAGCCTCGCCCGACTGGCCCGGCGTCCGGGTGGCGGGACCGGTACGGGGCGGGTGTCAGGGCTCTGGGGCGGGGGCCGGTTCCGGGGAGGCGCGGGTCAGCGCGGTGGCGCCTTGGGGGGCGGGGCCCGTGGGGGAGGGGCGACGGCCCTCCGGCGGGAGGGCCCGTTCGGCGGTCGGCGCCGGTTCGCGGGCCGGTGGCGCGGCGGGTGCCGGTGGCGGCGCGGCCTCGCCCTCGCGTACGGCGTCCACCTGACGGGGCAGGCGGTGCGGGTACGTGCCGTAGCAGAGGCGGGCGACCAGGTAGCCGAAGAGGAGGCAGACGAGGCCGCCGACCGCGTCGAGCCAGAAGTGGTTGGCGGTGGCCACGATGACGACCAGGGTGAGTGCCGGGTAGAGCAGGCCGAGGATCTTGGCCCAGGGGGCCGAGGCGAGGGCGAAGATCGTCAGGCCGCACCAGAGCGACCAGCCGATGTGCATGGAGGGCATCGCCGCGTACTGGTTCGACATGTGCTTCAGGTCGCCGGAGGCCATCGAGCCCCAGGTCTGGTGGACCAGGACCGTGTCGATGAAGTGCTGCCCGTCCATCAGACGGGGTGGCGCCAGCGGATACAGGTAGTAGCCGACCAGGGCGACGGCGGTGGTGGCGAACAGCACCGTGCGCGTGGCCGCGTAGCGCCCGGGGTGGCGGCGGTAGAGCCAGACCAGCACACCGAGGGTGACGACGAAGTGCAGCGTCGCGTAGTAGTAGTTCATCCCCACGATCAGCCAGGTCACCGAGTTGACCGCGTGGTTGACGCCGTGCTCCACGGCGATGCCGAGCCGCTGCTCGGCCTCCCAGATCCAGTCGGCGTTGGCCATCGCCTGGGCCTTCTGCTCCGGGACCGCGTTGCGGATGAGGGAGTAGACCCAGTAGCTGATCGCGATGAGCAGCACCTCGAACCAGATCCGGGGCCGCCGCGGGGTGCGCAGGCGGCGCAGGGGACCCGTGGGCGGCGTGCGCCCTGCCGGGCCCGTGGGCGAGGGGGCGGGGGCCGGTCCGCGGCCGTCAGAAGTCGTCACAGTGGTCTCACCCATAGGGAGGGATTCTGTCAGAATCGCGCCTACCGACCGATCATCCCCCGGACGGGTCAGGTCCGCATTCTCTACGCCTTGCGGACGATCTCCCCCTGAGGGACCTCCCCCAGGCCGGCGGGCGCCGACGCCGTCGAACCGCGCACCACCAGCTCCGGCATGAAGACGAACTCGCTGGGCGGTGCGGGAGTCCCGCCGATCTCCTCCAGCAGGGCGCGGACCGCCGCCTGCCCCATCGCCGTGACCGGCTTGCGGACGGTGGTGAGCGGCGGGTCGGTGAAGGCGATCAGCGGGGAGTCGTCGAAGCCGACGACGGAGACGTCCGCGGGCACGTCCAGGCCGCGGCGGCGCACCGCGCGGATCGCGCCGAGAGCCATCATGTCGCTGGCGCACACCACCGCCGTGCACCCGCCGTCCAGCAGGGAGTCGGCGGCGGCCTGGCCGCCCTCCAGCGTGTACAGGGAGTGCCGGACGAACTCCCGCTCGGCCTCCTCGGCGGTCGTCCCGAAGGTGTCCCGCAGCGCCCGGGTGAACCCCTCCGTCTTGCGGACCACCGGGACGAACCGCTTGGGGCCCAGTGCCAGACCGATCCGGGTGTGGCCGAGCGAGGCGAGGCGGGTGACGGCCAGCCGCATCGCCGCCCGGTCGTCGGGGGAGATGAACGGCGCCCGCACCTGGTCGGTGAAGCCGTCGATGAGGACGAACGGCACGCCCTGGCCGCGCAGCCGGTCGTAGCGGGTCATGTCGGCGGTGGTGTCGGCGTGCAGCCCGGAGACGAAGATGATGCCGGAGACGCCCCGGTCGACCAGCATCTCGGTCAGCTCGTCCTCGGTGGAGCCGCCTGGGGTCTGGGTGGCCAGCACCGGCGTGTACCCCTGCCGGGTCAGGGCCTGCCCGATGACCTGCGCCAGCGCCGGGAAGATCGGGTTCTCCAGCTCCGGGGTGATCAGGCCGACCAGTCCGGCGCTGCGGCGGCGCAGCCGCACCGGGCGTTCGTAGCCGAGGACGTCGAGGGCGGCGAGGACGGATTCGCGGGTGGCCGCGGCGACGCCCTGCTTGCCGTTGAGGACCCGGCTCACGGTCGCTTCGCTGACCCCCGCCTGGGCTGCGATGTCAGCGAGTCGCGCGGTCATGACACGGGACTGTACCGGCCGGGTCCGCGCTTGCCCATCGGCCCGGGGAGGCGGGCCGGTTTCCGGAGATGTCAGGAGCCGGCGACCGGCCGTCACGGCAACGGCTTGCAAGACCTTTCAACCACGAAGATCACCGTCCCGGTCGGGATCGGTGCACCGGATGGACACGTGGAGGTAACAATCGGCTCGTCTTGCAGAAATTTCTCGCAAGCTCTTTCGGACAGTTTTCAGGACTGTTACGTTCCTGCCGACCCGAAGGCCGCGAAGGAGCGGCAGGCACGGCTGCCCTCAGCCCTCGCCGGATCGGGACCGTGCTTGAAGGAGTACACATGCGACGTGGCATAGCGGCTACCGCGCTCGTGGCGAGCCTGGCGCTCGCGGCGACGGCCTGCGGCGGGGACACCACCGACGAGAGCGGCGCCAAGGCCGGCAAGGGCGGCGGGGAACTGTCCGGCACGGTCACCTGGTGGGACACCTCGACCGTCGGCAGTGAGGACAAGGTCTTCAAGGCGCTGGCCGAGGGCTTCGAGAAGGAGCACCCGAAGGTCGAGGTCAAGTACGTCAACGTGCCCTTCGCGGACGCCCAGAACAAGTTCAAGAACGCCGCCTCCTCCGGCTCCGGCGCCCCCGACGTGATCCGCTCCGAGGTCGCCTGGACCCCGGACTTCGCCTCGCTCGGCTACCTCGCCCCGCTCGACGGCACCACGGCCCTCGACAAGGAGGACGACTACCTCAAGCAGGCCGCCGCCTCCACCAAGTACGACGGAAAGACCTTCGGCGTCCCGCAGGTCATCGACTCCGTCGGCATCTTCTACAACAAGAAGCTGCTGAAGGAGGCCGGTGTCGAGGTGCCGACCAGCGTCGAGGAGCTGACCGAGGCCGCCAAGGCGATCAAGTCGAAGACCGGCAAGACCGCCCTGTACCTGCGTGGCGACGACGCCTACTGGTTCCTGTCGTTCCTCTACGGCGAGGGCGGCGACATGATCAACACCAAGGACAAGTCGGTCACCATCGACGACAAGCCCGCCGTCGAGGCGTTCAAGACCGTCAAGGAGCTGGTCGACTCCAAGGTGGCCGTCACCGACGCCACCAACGGCTGGGACAACATGCAGAAGGCCATCAAGGACGGCGAGGTCGCCATGGCGATCAACGGCCCCTGGGCCGTGACCGACACCCTCGCCGGTGACGCCTTCAAGGACAAGGCCAACTTCGGCGTCGCCCCGGTCCCGGCCGGCTCCAGGACCGCCGGCTCCCCGCAGGGCGGCCACAACTACGCCGTCTACGCCGGGTCGGAGAACCTCGACGCCTCCTACGAGTTCGTCAAGTACATGAGCTCCGCCAAGGTCCAGGCCGAGGTCACCGAGAAGCTCAGCCTGCTGCCGACCCGCGCCTCCGTCTACGGCGACCCCAAGGTCGCGGACAACGAGATCGTGCAGTTCTTCAAGCCGGTCGTCGAGACCGCCGTCGAGCGCCCCTGGGTCCCCGAGGGCGGCAGCCTCTTCGCGCCGCTCCAGACCCAGTACACCAAGGTCCTCACCGGCCAGGCCACGCCCGAGCAGGCCGCCAAGTCCACCGGTGACTCCTACCGCAAGCTCCTGAAGGACTACAAGTAACCGACCCGGCCGCGTGCCGCCGCGCCCCGCGCGCGGCGGCACGCCCCACCCGTACGGAGAAGAAGGAGGCCGGCCGACCGATGGCTGTGCACACGGGCCCGTCGGTGGCCAAGGCGTCGGGGAAGGCAACCGTCCCCGGGCCGCGCCGCCCGGCAGGAACACAGGAGAGCGGCCTGCGCCGCGCCCTTTCACGGCACTGGTACGCCTGGACGATGGTGGCCCCCGTCGTCATCGTCCTCGCGATCATCGTCGGCTACCCACTGGGCCGGGGCATCTGGCTCTCGCTCACCGACGCCACCGAGGCCAACGTCGAGCGGACCATCGGCGTCAACCACATCCCGGCCACCTACGAGTTCACCGGGCTCCAGAACTACGTCGACGCCTTCGGTGACCCGGTCTTCCTCCAGCGCCTGGTGTGGACCGTGGTGTGGACCGTCGCCTGCGTCTCCATCACCTACAGCCTGGGCCTCGCGCTCGCCACCCTGCTCAACCGGCAGGTCGCCGGGCGCGGCTTCTACCGGATGGCGCTCGTCGTGCCGTGGGCCATCCCCGGCTTCGTCTCCGTCTTCTCCTGGAACTTCCTCTACAACGAGAAGCACGGTCTGCTCAACAAGATCCTGGTGGGCGGCGGCATCGACGCCGTGCCGTGGCTCAACGACCCGGTGATCGCCAAGCTCTCGGTGATCGCCGTCAACGTCTGGCTCGGCGTCCCCTTCATGATGGTGGCCCTGCTCGGCGGCCTCCAGTCCATCCCCGGCGACCTCTACGAGGCGGCCGAGATGGACGGCGCCGGCGCCTGGCAGCGCTTCCGGCACATCACCCTGCCCGGACTGCGGCCCGTCTCCACCACGGTGATCCTGCTCTCCACCATCTGGACCTTCAACATGTTCCCGGTGATCTTCCTGCTCACCCGGGGCGGGCCCGGCGACGCCACCGAGATCCTGGTCACCCAGGCCTTCCGGATGACCTTCGTCGACAGCCCGCGCAACTTCTCCACCTCGGCGACCTGGGGCGTCATCATCCTGCTCCTGCTGCTGGTGTTCGCCTTCTTCTACCGCCGCGTCCTCAAGAAGCAGGGAGAGGTGTGGTGACCATGCCCAACACCCGCCGCAGTCGCAGCCCGCTCGCCTCGATCGGCCTGCACGGCACACTGCTCATCGCCACCGTCGTCGCCGTCTTCCCCGCCCTGTGGGTGCTGCTGACCTCGCTCAAGCCGGCGAAGTTCGCCACCACCACCGACTTCTTCCACGACACCACCCTCGCCAACTACACCCACCTGCTGGGGGACACCAAGTTCCTCACCTGGTTCGGCAACTCGGTGATCGTCGCCGCCACCACCACCGTGATCGGCGTCTTCCTCGCCGCCACCACCGGCTACGCGGTCAGCCGCTTCCGCTTCCCCGGGATGCGGCCGCTGATGTGGGTGCTGCTCATCACCCAGATGTTCCCGATGGCCATCCTCATCGTGCCGCTGTACAACCTCTTCTCCTCGATGGGGCTGCTCAACCAGCCGGTCGGCCTGGTCATCACCTACCTGACCATCGCCGTGCCGTTCTGCGCCTGGATGATGAAGGGCTTCTTCGACGCGATACCCGTCGAGATCGACGAGTCCGGGCGCGTCGACGGCCTCAACCCCTTCGGCACCTTCTGGCGGCTCATCCTCCCGCTGGCCCGCCCGGGCCTGGCCGTCACCGGCTTCTACTCCTTCATCACCGCCTGGGGTGAGGTCGCCTACGCCTCCGCCTTCATGGTCGGGGAGGACAACATGACGCTCGCCGGCGGACTCCAGACCTTCGTCAACCAGTACACCGCCCAGTGGGGACCGATGACCGCCGCCTCCGTGCTGATCGCCGTCCCGGCCGTCATCGTCTTCGTCCTCGTCCAGCGCCATCTGGTCACCGGCATGACGGCCGGCGCCACCAAGGGCTGAACGGCCCCCATTCCGGGCGGTCTTCGCCGCCGGGGTGCCGCAGTCGGTGTCGAGCCACCCGACGCGCTCGTCCGCTGCGCTCCCTGCGCGCGACGGGTGGCTCGACACCGACGCGCCCCTATGGCTCAGACCGCGGGTCTGCCGGGGGCGGCGTCGGCCGAAAGGTCACCCGCCCCGAGGCCGGGCCCCATGACTCCAGGCCACCCCTCATGACTCCAGGGAAGACATGACCCAGCACCTCACTGCCCCCGCCCCCACCGCCCCGGCCGCCGACACCGCTCCCGGCTGGTGGCGCGACGCGGTGATCTACCAGGTCTACCCCCGCAGCTTCGCCGACGCCGACGGCGACGGCATGGGTGACCTGCCCGGCATCCGCAGGCGCCTGCCCTACCTCAAGGAACTGGGCGTCGACGCCGTCTGGCTCAGCCCCTTCTACGCCTCCCCGCAGGCCGACGCCGGATACGACGTCGCCGACTACCGCGCCATCGACCCCATGTTCGGCACCCTCGCCGACGCCGAGGCGCTCATCGCCGACGCCCGGGCGCTGGGCCTGCGCACCATCGTCGACCTCGTCCCCAACCACTCCTCCGACCAGCACGCCTGGTTCCGCCAGGCGCTCGCCGAGGGCCCCGGCTCGCCGCTGCGGGAGCGCTACCACTTCCGCCCCGGCAAGGGCACCGACGGCGAACTCCCGCCCAACGACTGGGAGTCCATCTTCGGCGGGCCGGCCTGGACCCGTACCGCCGACGGCGAGTGGTACCTGCACCTGTTCGCGCCCGAGCAGCCGGACTTCAACTGGGAGCACCCGGCCGTCCGCGACGAGTTCCGCTCCATCCTGCGGTTCTGGCTGGACATCGGGGTCGACGGCTTCCGCGTCGACGTGGCGCACGGCCTCATCAAGGCCGAGGGGCTGCCCGACATCGGCGCCGGCGAGCAGGTCAAGCTGCTCGGCAACGGCGTCATGCCCTTCTTCGACCAGGACGGTGTCCACGAGGTCTACCGCGACTGGCGCACCCTGCTCGCCGAATACGGCGACGAGCGCGTCCTGGTCGCCGAGGCGTGGACCCCGACCGTCGAGCGGACCGCTCACTACGTCCGCCCCGACGAGATGCACCAGGCGTTCAACTTCCAGTACCTGAGCACCTACTGGGACGCCGAGGCGCTGCGCGAGGTCATCGACGCCTCGCTCGCCGCGATGCGCCCGGTCGGCGCCCCCACCACCTGGGTCCTCTCCAACCACGACGTCACCCGGCACGCCACCCGCTTCGCCAACCCGCCCGGCGGCACCCAGCTGCGCACCCCCGGCGACCGGGCCCTCGGACTGCGCCGCGCCCGCGCCGCCACCCTGCTGATGCTCGCCCTGCCCGGCTCCGCCTACGTCTACCAGGGCGAGGAGCTGGGCCTGCCCGACGTCACCGACCTGCCGGACGAAGTCCGCCAGGACCCCTCCTACTTCCGGGCCGCCGGGCAGGACGGCTTCCGCGACGGCTGCCGGGTGCCGATCCCGTGGACCGTCGAGGGCCCCTCCGCCGGGTTCGGCCCCGGGGGGAGCTGGCTGCCGCAGCCCGAGGGGTGGGGCGAGCTGAGCGTCGAGGCGCAGACCGGTGACCCCGGCTCCACCCTGGAGCTGTACCGGGCAGCGCTCGCCGTCCGTCGCGAGCACCCGGGGCTGGGCGCCGGTGAGACCGTCACCTGGCTGGAGGCGCCCGAGGGCGTCCTCGCCTTCAGCCGCCCGCGGTTCACCTGCACCGCCAACACCACCGGCGCCCCCGTCCGGCTCACCGCCCCCGGCACCGCGCTGCTCGCCTCCCAGGGCGCCGCGCCGGCCGTCGCCGAGGACGGGACCTTCGAGCTGCCCGCCGACACCACGGTCTGGTGGACGGTGTGACCCTGCCCGCCCCGCGGGACGGCTCCCCGGCCGTCCCGCGGCTCGCGGACATCGCCGCACAGGCCGAGGTCAGCGAGGCCACCGCCAGCCGCGTCCTCAACGGCTGCCCCGGCGTCGCGCAACCCACCCGGCAGCGCGTCCTCGCCGCCCTCGACCTGCTCGGCTACGAGCGTCCGACCCGGCTGCGCCGCCGCAGCGCCGGGCTCATCGGGCTGATCACGCCCGAGCTGACCAACCCGATCTTCCCGGCCTTCGCCCAGGTCGTCGAACAGGCACTGGCCGGATACGGCTACACCCCGGTGCTCTGCACCCAGATGCCCGGCGGCGCCACGGAGGACGAAC
This window encodes:
- a CDS encoding phosphatase PAP2 family protein, which encodes MGETTVTTSDGRGPAPAPSPTGPAGRTPPTGPLRRLRTPRRPRIWFEVLLIAISYWVYSLIRNAVPEQKAQAMANADWIWEAEQRLGIAVEHGVNHAVNSVTWLIVGMNYYYATLHFVVTLGVLVWLYRRHPGRYAATRTVLFATTAVALVGYYLYPLAPPRLMDGQHFIDTVLVHQTWGSMASGDLKHMSNQYAAMPSMHIGWSLWCGLTIFALASAPWAKILGLLYPALTLVVIVATANHFWLDAVGGLVCLLFGYLVARLCYGTYPHRLPRQVDAVREGEAAPPPAPAAPPAREPAPTAERALPPEGRRPSPTGPAPQGATALTRASPEPAPAPEP
- a CDS encoding extracellular solute-binding protein; this encodes MRRGIAATALVASLALAATACGGDTTDESGAKAGKGGGELSGTVTWWDTSTVGSEDKVFKALAEGFEKEHPKVEVKYVNVPFADAQNKFKNAASSGSGAPDVIRSEVAWTPDFASLGYLAPLDGTTALDKEDDYLKQAAASTKYDGKTFGVPQVIDSVGIFYNKKLLKEAGVEVPTSVEELTEAAKAIKSKTGKTALYLRGDDAYWFLSFLYGEGGDMINTKDKSVTIDDKPAVEAFKTVKELVDSKVAVTDATNGWDNMQKAIKDGEVAMAINGPWAVTDTLAGDAFKDKANFGVAPVPAGSRTAGSPQGGHNYAVYAGSENLDASYEFVKYMSSAKVQAEVTEKLSLLPTRASVYGDPKVADNEIVQFFKPVVETAVERPWVPEGGSLFAPLQTQYTKVLTGQATPEQAAKSTGDSYRKLLKDYK
- a CDS encoding LacI family DNA-binding transcriptional regulator, whose protein sequence is MTARLADIAAQAGVSEATVSRVLNGKQGVAAATRESVLAALDVLGYERPVRLRRRSAGLVGLITPELENPIFPALAQVIGQALTRQGYTPVLATQTPGGSTEDELTEMLVDRGVSGIIFVSGLHADTTADMTRYDRLRGQGVPFVLIDGFTDQVRAPFISPDDRAAMRLAVTRLASLGHTRIGLALGPKRFVPVVRKTEGFTRALRDTFGTTAEEAEREFVRHSLYTLEGGQAAADSLLDGGCTAVVCASDMMALGAIRAVRRRGLDVPADVSVVGFDDSPLIAFTDPPLTTVRKPVTAMGQAAVRALLEEIGGTPAPPSEFVFMPELVVRGSTASAPAGLGEVPQGEIVRKA
- a CDS encoding carbohydrate ABC transporter permease, with protein sequence MAVHTGPSVAKASGKATVPGPRRPAGTQESGLRRALSRHWYAWTMVAPVVIVLAIIVGYPLGRGIWLSLTDATEANVERTIGVNHIPATYEFTGLQNYVDAFGDPVFLQRLVWTVVWTVACVSITYSLGLALATLLNRQVAGRGFYRMALVVPWAIPGFVSVFSWNFLYNEKHGLLNKILVGGGIDAVPWLNDPVIAKLSVIAVNVWLGVPFMMVALLGGLQSIPGDLYEAAEMDGAGAWQRFRHITLPGLRPVSTTVILLSTIWTFNMFPVIFLLTRGGPGDATEILVTQAFRMTFVDSPRNFSTSATWGVIILLLLLVFAFFYRRVLKKQGEVW
- a CDS encoding sugar ABC transporter permease; this encodes MPNTRRSRSPLASIGLHGTLLIATVVAVFPALWVLLTSLKPAKFATTTDFFHDTTLANYTHLLGDTKFLTWFGNSVIVAATTTVIGVFLAATTGYAVSRFRFPGMRPLMWVLLITQMFPMAILIVPLYNLFSSMGLLNQPVGLVITYLTIAVPFCAWMMKGFFDAIPVEIDESGRVDGLNPFGTFWRLILPLARPGLAVTGFYSFITAWGEVAYASAFMVGEDNMTLAGGLQTFVNQYTAQWGPMTAASVLIAVPAVIVFVLVQRHLVTGMTAGATKG
- a CDS encoding glycoside hydrolase family 13 protein, with amino-acid sequence MTQHLTAPAPTAPAADTAPGWWRDAVIYQVYPRSFADADGDGMGDLPGIRRRLPYLKELGVDAVWLSPFYASPQADAGYDVADYRAIDPMFGTLADAEALIADARALGLRTIVDLVPNHSSDQHAWFRQALAEGPGSPLRERYHFRPGKGTDGELPPNDWESIFGGPAWTRTADGEWYLHLFAPEQPDFNWEHPAVRDEFRSILRFWLDIGVDGFRVDVAHGLIKAEGLPDIGAGEQVKLLGNGVMPFFDQDGVHEVYRDWRTLLAEYGDERVLVAEAWTPTVERTAHYVRPDEMHQAFNFQYLSTYWDAEALREVIDASLAAMRPVGAPTTWVLSNHDVTRHATRFANPPGGTQLRTPGDRALGLRRARAATLLMLALPGSAYVYQGEELGLPDVTDLPDEVRQDPSYFRAAGQDGFRDGCRVPIPWTVEGPSAGFGPGGSWLPQPEGWGELSVEAQTGDPGSTLELYRAALAVRREHPGLGAGETVTWLEAPEGVLAFSRPRFTCTANTTGAPVRLTAPGTALLASQGAAPAVAEDGTFELPADTTVWWTV